One stretch of Paenibacillus sp. AN1007 DNA includes these proteins:
- the yhbH gene encoding sporulation protein YhbH: MSNSHQPYSFVVSREDWSLHRKGYQDQQRHQQKVKDVIKQNLPDLITEENIIMSDGQQIIKVPIRSLDEYRFVYNYQKQKHVGQGDGDSQVGDVIGRDPASQKPGKGEKAGDQPGHDIVEAEISIEELEDILFAELELPDLKQKDKDLIETHTVVFNDIRKKGMQSNIDKKRTILENLRRNATTGNPGIHHISPDDLRYKTWEDKIIPQSNAVIIAMMDTSGSMGSFEKYCARSFFFWMTRFLRRQYEKVEIVFLAHHTEAKEVTEEEFFTRGESGGTICSSVYMKALDIIDRRYPPSSYNIYPFHFSDGDNLTSDNERCVKLIGELMKRSNMFGYGEVNQYNRSSTLMSAYRHIKMDQFMYYVIKEKGEVYKALRSFFQKREGGSLG, from the coding sequence ATGTCAAATTCACACCAGCCTTACTCGTTCGTCGTATCCCGGGAAGATTGGTCGCTTCACCGCAAAGGGTACCAGGACCAGCAGCGCCATCAGCAAAAGGTGAAAGATGTCATTAAGCAGAATCTGCCTGATCTGATTACCGAAGAAAATATTATCATGTCCGATGGACAACAAATCATTAAGGTACCGATCCGCAGTCTGGATGAGTACCGTTTTGTGTATAACTACCAGAAACAAAAACATGTCGGTCAAGGAGACGGAGACAGCCAGGTAGGTGATGTTATTGGCCGCGATCCTGCTTCACAGAAGCCGGGCAAGGGTGAAAAAGCCGGTGATCAGCCGGGTCACGATATTGTAGAAGCCGAGATCAGCATCGAGGAATTGGAAGATATTTTGTTTGCCGAGCTTGAATTACCGGACTTGAAACAAAAAGATAAGGATCTGATCGAGACACATACGGTGGTCTTCAACGATATTCGCAAAAAAGGCATGCAGTCCAACATTGACAAGAAACGTACGATTTTGGAGAACCTTCGCCGCAATGCAACAACGGGTAATCCCGGCATACACCATATCAGTCCGGATGATCTCCGTTACAAGACGTGGGAAGATAAGATTATTCCCCAGTCCAATGCTGTCATTATTGCCATGATGGATACGTCAGGATCGATGGGCTCTTTTGAAAAATACTGTGCGCGAAGCTTTTTTTTCTGGATGACCCGTTTCCTGCGCCGCCAGTATGAGAAGGTCGAAATTGTGTTCCTCGCCCATCATACGGAAGCCAAAGAAGTCACGGAAGAGGAATTTTTCACTCGCGGCGAGAGCGGCGGCACGATCTGCTCCTCTGTATATATGAAGGCACTGGATATTATTGATCGCCGCTATCCGCCTTCCAGCTACAACATCTACCCATTTCATTTCTCGGATGGGGATAACCTGACATCGGATAATGAGCGCTGCGTGAAGCTGATCGGCGAATTAATGAAACGCAGCAATATGTTTGGGTACGGTGAAGTGAACCAGTACAACCGCAGCAGCACGCTTATGTCCGCCTATCGCCACATTAAGATGGATCAGTTTATGTATTACGTCATCAAGGAAAAAGGTGAAGTCTACAAAGCACTGCGCAGCTTTTTTCAAAAAAGAGAAGGAGGCAGCCTGGGATGA
- a CDS encoding SpoVR family protein gives MTDEIRELEYAIAEIMEIADGFGLDYYPMRYEICPSDIIYTFGAYGMPTRFSHWSFGKTFHKMKMQYDFGLSKIYELVINSNPCYAFLLDGNSLIQNKLIVAHVLAHCDFFKNNARFSKSNRNMVESMAATADRISNYEMEYGTEAVESFIDAVIAIQEHVDPQLIKPRHLDKQRYMEMKIREQRGEKPPKPEGQYDDLWSLDNLQTEEKPADSVQVHHFPPEPEKDIMWFIQEFSEVLTDWQRDIMSMMREEMLYFWPQMETKIMNEGWASYWHQRIIRELDLSSEDTIEFAKLNSSVVQPSKQSLNPYYLGLKIFEDIEHRWDHPTREEQERWGRQPGQGRAKMFEVREFDSDTSFIRNYMTKKLTEDLDLYVFEKKGPDWKITDKSWENIRDQLVFSRINGGSPYLVVQDADYLRTGELVLKHQYEGIELDLKYMERTLPYLYRLWGRTVHVETRVEDKPIWFTYDGKKHHRKFL, from the coding sequence ATGACCGATGAAATCCGCGAACTGGAATATGCCATTGCTGAAATTATGGAGATTGCCGATGGATTCGGCCTCGACTATTACCCGATGCGCTACGAGATCTGCCCGTCGGATATCATTTACACCTTTGGTGCGTACGGCATGCCCACAAGGTTCAGTCACTGGAGTTTCGGCAAAACCTTTCACAAGATGAAAATGCAGTATGATTTCGGTCTGAGTAAAATTTATGAACTCGTCATCAACTCCAATCCCTGTTACGCCTTCCTGCTGGACGGCAACTCTCTGATCCAAAACAAATTAATCGTCGCCCACGTGCTGGCCCACTGCGATTTTTTCAAAAATAACGCTCGCTTCTCCAAATCCAACCGCAACATGGTGGAAAGCATGGCTGCTACGGCGGACCGGATCAGCAACTATGAGATGGAGTATGGCACAGAGGCGGTCGAATCGTTTATTGATGCCGTGATCGCCATTCAGGAGCATGTAGACCCGCAGCTGATCAAACCCCGCCATCTGGATAAACAGCGTTATATGGAGATGAAAATCCGTGAGCAGCGCGGCGAAAAACCACCCAAACCGGAAGGTCAATATGACGATCTCTGGTCTCTCGACAATCTGCAGACCGAGGAGAAACCCGCGGACAGCGTGCAGGTGCATCATTTCCCACCCGAGCCGGAAAAAGACATTATGTGGTTTATTCAGGAGTTCTCCGAGGTGCTCACCGACTGGCAGCGGGATATTATGAGTATGATGCGGGAAGAGATGCTCTATTTCTGGCCGCAGATGGAAACCAAGATCATGAACGAAGGCTGGGCCTCCTACTGGCACCAGCGTATTATACGCGAATTGGACCTGAGCAGTGAGGATACGATCGAGTTTGCCAAGCTGAATTCTTCCGTTGTACAGCCGTCCAAACAGAGTCTGAATCCGTACTATCTGGGGCTAAAAATTTTCGAGGACATCGAACACCGCTGGGATCATCCGACACGAGAAGAGCAGGAACGATGGGGACGTCAGCCCGGACAGGGCCGCGCCAAAATGTTCGAGGTCCGCGAGTTCGACTCGGATACCTCCTTCATCCGCAACTACATGACCAAAAAGTTAACCGAGGACCTCGACCTCTATGTGTTCGAGAAAAAAGGGCCGGACTGGAAAATCACCGATAAGTCCTGGGAAAACATCCGCGATCAGCTTGTATTCTCCCGCATTAACGGCGGTTCTCCGTATCTGGTCGTACAGGACGCAGACTATCTGCGCACCGGAGAACTCGTGTTGAAGCACCAGTATGAAGGCATCGAGCTGGATCTGAAATATATGGAGCGCACGCTTCCGTATCTGTACCGCCTATGGGGACGTACGGTGCATGTCGAGACCCGTGTGGAGGATAAACCGATCTGGTTCACGTACGACGGCAAGAAACATCATCGCAAGTTTTTATAG
- a CDS encoding type II toxin-antitoxin system RelE/ParE family toxin: MMVQWTATAMNRLRQIKSEHFTDQETMEYKVNLIRRVEQKVVTMGTLMPSREYHNTYYCIVDRYVVSYKVMESGERYVITSFKHGAMNRKYRF; this comes from the coding sequence TTGATGGTTCAATGGACCGCAACGGCGATGAACCGACTTCGTCAGATCAAGAGTGAACATTTTACAGATCAAGAAACGATGGAGTATAAGGTTAATTTGATTCGTAGAGTGGAACAAAAGGTGGTTACCATGGGTACATTAATGCCATCCCGTGAGTACCACAATACATATTATTGTATCGTGGATCGTTACGTTGTGTCTTACAAAGTAATGGAAAGCGGTGAACGCTATGTAATTACGTCTTTTAAGCATGGTGCGATGAATCGCAAATATAGATTCTAG
- a CDS encoding EAL domain-containing protein, giving the protein MEHIHGTYNLQLVILSYIIASLASYAALDLAGRVSLTSGKARHLWVVCGAVSMGLGIWSMHFVGMLAFVLPMHVSYSTDQVILSVLLAIAASGVALDFAGRQSNKISRLVIAGLLMTTGITSMHYVGMAAMSITVTYKPALVSLSILIAAVASFAALWLMFYFNRRDSKRDWVYKIGSGFIMGLGITGMHYTGMAAADFHQTAVIPESLSRQMEAEVLAYLITAGSFIAIGLTIFGNFINQRMSQKDQRIRENEQWYQALYHNHSDAIISVDRDGIIKGINAAVTTITGYSEKKMINRPVGEIVEQINVQCANKHTVHEWDNQELEQRLYMAKMKNGQNELLDLSIAVIPVIIDETHVGSHILIKDITEEAQAQEKIRHQALHDPLTGLPNRRKLDEVLAETIHVCGRKQARFAVMVMDIDRFKMINDSLGHSIGDVFLKEVSDRIVSTIEASHPQAAADVTLARMGGDEFTMVVTGDQANEKRIIQLAEKIVESIQQPYRLKENDFYVTASIGIAMYPEHGAGTDALIKHADSAMYEVKKNGKNGYQFYTAQLDSELYERIELEGYLRKALERNEMVLYYQPQIRTQDSRMIGVEALIRWRHPLKGLLAPNVFIPLAEETGLIYEIGNWTLREACRQMKLWHASGGPLIPVSVNLSSQQFHQSNLVEQVQNALSETGLEAKYLELEITESMMMDAAVSTAILNELSALGVKISLDDFGTGYSSLSYLKHFPIHKLKIDRSFVTDITESHSDQAIVATIISMAQNLKMEVIAEGIETKGQLDILMQNDCREIQGYYFSRPLPASEVENNFFVPLRLLGERNTVFHSV; this is encoded by the coding sequence ATCGCTAGCCTCTTATGCGGCACTTGATCTTGCAGGCCGTGTATCTTTGACGAGTGGAAAGGCACGTCACCTGTGGGTCGTATGCGGGGCAGTCTCCATGGGGCTTGGCATCTGGTCGATGCACTTTGTTGGCATGCTTGCTTTTGTGCTGCCTATGCACGTTTCTTATTCCACAGATCAAGTCATTTTGTCCGTTTTGCTTGCAATTGCTGCATCGGGGGTAGCACTGGATTTCGCCGGCCGTCAGTCCAATAAAATCAGCAGGCTCGTGATTGCGGGGCTGCTGATGACAACAGGCATTACCTCCATGCATTACGTAGGAATGGCGGCGATGTCAATTACTGTGACGTACAAGCCTGCTCTTGTATCTTTATCGATTCTTATTGCAGCCGTTGCTTCGTTTGCCGCACTGTGGCTTATGTTTTATTTTAACCGCCGGGACTCGAAGCGCGATTGGGTTTACAAAATTGGCAGCGGATTTATTATGGGTCTGGGCATTACAGGCATGCACTATACCGGGATGGCCGCCGCAGATTTCCATCAAACTGCGGTGATTCCTGAGAGCTTGAGCAGACAAATGGAGGCAGAGGTTCTTGCTTATCTGATTACAGCAGGTTCATTTATTGCGATTGGACTCACCATATTTGGTAATTTCATCAATCAGCGGATGTCTCAGAAGGATCAGCGTATTCGTGAGAACGAACAGTGGTATCAAGCGCTGTACCATAATCATTCGGATGCTATCATCTCTGTGGACAGAGATGGGATCATTAAAGGCATCAACGCTGCAGTCACCACCATAACGGGATATTCCGAGAAAAAGATGATCAACCGTCCGGTTGGCGAGATCGTAGAGCAGATTAATGTACAGTGTGCGAATAAGCATACCGTTCACGAGTGGGACAATCAGGAACTGGAACAGAGACTTTATATGGCCAAAATGAAAAATGGACAGAATGAACTTCTCGACCTAAGCATTGCCGTCATTCCGGTTATTATTGATGAAACGCATGTTGGAAGCCATATTCTGATTAAAGATATTACGGAAGAGGCACAGGCTCAGGAAAAGATACGTCATCAGGCGCTGCACGACCCGCTCACCGGACTGCCTAATCGTCGCAAGCTGGATGAAGTGCTGGCTGAAACGATCCATGTCTGCGGGAGAAAACAAGCCAGATTTGCGGTTATGGTTATGGATATCGACCGTTTCAAGATGATTAATGATTCTCTCGGTCATTCGATTGGAGACGTATTCTTGAAGGAAGTCAGCGACCGAATTGTAAGCACCATTGAAGCTTCCCATCCTCAGGCTGCCGCTGATGTCACACTGGCTCGAATGGGCGGAGATGAGTTCACCATGGTGGTCACCGGGGACCAGGCGAACGAGAAGCGAATCATTCAGCTTGCGGAAAAAATCGTTGAATCGATACAGCAGCCGTATCGTTTGAAGGAAAATGATTTTTACGTTACAGCCAGCATCGGTATTGCCATGTATCCTGAACATGGGGCGGGGACAGATGCCCTGATTAAACATGCGGACTCTGCCATGTATGAAGTGAAGAAAAATGGCAAGAACGGGTACCAGTTCTATACCGCGCAGCTTGACTCGGAACTCTATGAACGAATTGAGCTGGAAGGCTATCTGCGGAAAGCACTGGAGCGCAATGAGATGGTGCTGTACTATCAACCCCAGATTCGCACGCAGGACAGCCGAATGATTGGCGTCGAAGCCCTGATTCGCTGGAGACACCCGCTTAAAGGACTGCTTGCACCGAATGTATTTATCCCGCTGGCCGAGGAGACAGGCTTGATCTATGAGATTGGCAACTGGACGCTTCGTGAAGCCTGCAGGCAGATGAAGCTGTGGCATGCCAGCGGCGGGCCACTCATACCGGTGTCTGTGAACTTGTCCAGCCAGCAATTCCACCAGTCGAACCTGGTGGAGCAGGTTCAGAACGCGTTAAGCGAGACAGGGCTGGAAGCCAAATATCTGGAGCTGGAGATTACGGAGAGCATGATGATGGATGCAGCGGTCTCCACGGCCATTCTGAACGAGCTGTCTGCTCTGGGTGTGAAGATCAGTCTGGATGATTTCGGCACGGGATACAGCTCGCTGAGCTATCTCAAACACTTCCCGATTCACAAACTCAAGATTGATCGTTCCTTTGTCACGGATATTACCGAAAGTCACAGTGATCAGGCCATTGTAGCTACAATTATCTCGATGGCCCAGAATCTCAAGATGGAAGTGATCGCCGAAGGCATTGAAACGAAAGGACAGCTTGATATTCTAATGCAGAATGACTGCAGGGAGATTCAAGGATATTATTTCAGTAGGCCTCTACCGGCAAGCGAAGTGGAAAACAATTTCTTTGTACCCCTGCGTTTGCTGGGGGAACGTAACACGGTGTTTCATTCGGTTTAA